The Legionella spiritensis DNA segment ACATTTCGTGGCGGGGTAAAAAAGCTTCCGCCTTACCGCCCAAATCAATGATAACATTGTCGCGCGTTACTTTTTTAACGGTGCCATAGATCAATTGGCCAAGTTTGGATTTAAATTGATCGACCACTTGTTGACGTTCCGCTTCGCGTACCTTCTGCATAATCACTTGTCGGGCCGTCTGCGCCGCAATCCGCCCAAACGCGACAGACGGTACAGGCTCTTCAATACGTCCGCCCACTTCAATTGAGGGGGAACGTTCCCTGGCCTGAGTTATACCCATTTGCAGATCAGGAAATTCTATCTCGTCGTCTTCAACGATATCCCAATAGCGGAATGTCTCATATTCACCGGTTTTCGGATCCATTTTGACACGAACGCCAATTTCCTTGTCGGATAATTTGCGAGTGGCCGACTCAAGAGCCGCCTGGATAGCCTGCAGCACAACGTCTTTACTAACCCCTTTTTCGTTGGATAATGCCTCAGCAACTAATAACAATTCTTTGCTCATTGTTCGCCTCACTCGCCTTTCAAATTTGCTTTCACAATATGGGATAATGGCACGTCAAATTCTGTGTCATTAATAGCCAAAACCACGGTGTCATCTTTTACTGACACAATTTTTGCAGCCGGGTTACGGCTGCCGTTAACCGGTTTATAGAGCTTGATTTTTATTTCCTCACCGATGTATCGCTCGTAATGCTCTTTGAGAAACAACGGCCTTGGAATGCCCGGAGAAGATACCTCAAGACTGTAATTACCGGGGATGGGATCTTCCACATCCAGTAATGCGCTTACCTGTTTGCTAACCAGCTCACAATCAGCAATCCCTATGCCCTCTTGCTTATCAATATAAACACGCAACAGCGAATGACGCCCCTGAGACAGATATTCACAGCCCCAAAGCTCGTATCCCAGACTCTGCACCAATGGCTTCAATAATTGCTGTATATCTAATTTAATCATAGCCCACTCTTTAATATCGCCGACCCTGATACACACCCTCCGGAGATGGCCTGCTTAAATACTTTGGCCGACCCGTCATTGAGTAAACTGGTTATTCCGAACTTCTAAATTCTGAATTTCAGGAAGATTGTTATCATTTCAAGGTTGACTTGCCTATCAGTATCCAGGCTACCAGTCAAACTATCCTGAAAACACGCCAGATATGGGTAACCTCTTTTCAAGGATAATAAAAAACCCCATAAATGGGGCTTTTAATAAATTGGTAGCGGGGGCAGGATTTGAACCTACGACCTTCGGGTTATGAGCCCGACGAGCTACCAGGCTGCTCCACCCCGCATCAACTGAGGGCAAGTATACTCAGACTTGCCTGGTATGGCAAGTCTTTTTTACGTTGTTAGCCTTATGCAAAGGCGTTAATACACGCATTGATCAACGAGGTGGGGAAAAGTCCCAAATATAGTAATGACAAACAGTTCAGTGAAAAGACAATTTGGGAAGAATAACTTATTGTCATAGGCGTGCTGTCCTTCGCGTCATCGAAATACATAACCTTGATAACACGAATATAATAATAGGCGCCTACGACCGCAAAAAGCAGACCTAACACCGCGACCCAGGTTAGATGTACGTCAACCAACGCTTTTAGGACAAGCAGCTTGGCAAAAAATCCCACCGTCGGCGGCACACCGGCCATGGAAAACAAAACGATCATCATCATAAACGCCATCCAGGGATTACGTTTGCTTAATCCTTTTAAGTCTTCGATGTTTTCTATTTCCATACCTTGTGACGATAACAAGATCACCAGACCGAACGCACCAAGAGTCATGACGGAGTAAATAAGAACGTAATAAAGTGCCGCCGCATAACCTGCTTCATTGGCGGCCAGTATCCCAAACAACGCGTAACCGATATGTGAAATCGCCGAATAGGCAAACAATCTTTTTATGTTACTCTGGGCAACGGCAAACAAATTACCAAGCCCGGTTGACAGCAAGGCCATCACTAAAATAAGTAACTGCCACTGTGCCGTGATATCTACAAGCCCAAGGGTCAGCAAGCGCAATGCCATACCAATAGCCGCTATTTTGGGGCCCGCACTTAGAAACAGGGTTACGGACGTCGGTGCACCCTGATAGACATCCGGTGCCCACATATGAAAAGGCATGGATGCCAGTTTGAATCCGACTCCGGCCATGATAAAGACCAGCGCAAACGATAATAACGCATCCTGTTCCTGCCAATTGGCAGCTATCGCGTTTGCGATATCAAGCAAATCAAGCTTACCGGTAGCACCATAAAGCAAAGACATGCCGTATAGCAGCATACCGGATGCTATGGCGCCCATCACAAAATATTTCATCGCGGCTTCAGACGCGTCACTGTTGGTTCGACGAATGGCGGTCATTGCGTAAAGCGGCAGTGACAGCAACTCCAGTCCGAGATAGACAGTTAGCAGGGAATGGGCGGAAACAAGCACCATCATACCCAGAGTCGAAAACAATCCCAGAATATAATAGTCGCCGGAAGGCATTTGTCTATCATTGATATACTGACGTGAATAGACAAAACTCACCATGGCGCTTAGCACTATAAATATGTTCATCAGTTGCGCGATATCATCGCTGATAAAGAGTCCGCTAAAAATGATGGATTTATAACTGCCCAGCAAAAGAAAGCTGGCTATTCCGCTTAGGCCCAGTCCTATTAACGACAAGGTAAACGCAATATTTTTGCAGGAATCCTTTAAAAACAAATCGCCGAGCAAAGCCAAACAGGCCGTTATCAGCAGGATTATTTCCGGTAAAGCCACATGAATGTTATCGAGCAATGACGTCATGACAATTTAACCTTGCGAATTATAGTTTTGATTTATCAGCCTGTGCCAATGTATGGCTTACGGTTTGATGCACATATTCCAGCATGGGCTTGGGATAGACACCCATTGCAACCACCATCAGAGCCAACAGGGCATAAGCGCTGATTTCGAAGCCGGAAAGATCTTTTAACGTGCCTATTTTCGGATTAGTCACCGGTCCGAAAATAACCCGCTTGTACATCCATAAAGTATAAGCCGCCCCAATAATCAAGGTCGTTCCAGCCCAGAATGCTATCCAGAAATTAGCTTTAATACTGCCAAGAATAACCATAAACTCACCGACAAATCCGGACGTGCCTGGCAACCCCGCGTTAGCCATTGCAAACAACATAAAAAACGAGGCGAAAATAGGCATACTATGAACCAGTCCGCCAAAATCACTCACCTGGCGTGTGTGCATGCGATCATAAATAAAGCCAACGCCGGCAAACATTCCGCTTGATACGAAAGCATGCGAGATCATCACAACAATAGCCCCTTCAAGCACCAGACCCGCATTTTGCAAGCCGGCACGCTCGGCAACCGCAAAGATCGCAAAACAGCCTATTGTGACAAAACCCATATGGGAAATGGAGGAATAGGCAATAAGCCGCTTCATATCCTGCTGAATGATAGCCACCAGACCAATATAAACCACCGCGATCAGCGAGAGAACAATCATAATATCGGCGTAGTGTTTGCAGGCATCTGGGACAATAGGCAGAGCAAAGCGGATGAACCCGTAAGCCCCCAGCTTGAGCAGTACGGCAGCCAGTACAATGGATCCGCCGGCTGGTGCTTCCGTATGCGCATCCGGTAACCAGGTATGAACCGGGAACATGGGAATTTTAATAGCGAATCCAAGAAAAAAGGCTATAAAAATCAATGTTTGCGCTGTCATCCCAAGTTTAAGCGCGTAAAACGTCTCTATTTTGAAGGAACCGGCGACATACCCCATATATAAAAAAGAGGCGAGCATTAATACCGATCCTAGAAAGGTATAAAGGAAAAATTTGATGGCGGCATAAACCCGGTTGGATGATCCCCAGATACCAATGATCAGATACATCGGGATCAAAGTCGCCTCCCAGAAAATATAGAACACAATGGCGTCCGTAGCGGCAAAAACACCTACCAGAAATCCCTGCATGATCAAAAAAGCGGCCATGTATTGCGCCACACGTTTTTCAATACTGTTCCATGTTGCCAGAATGACAATTAAGTTGGTAAAAATACTGAGTACTATCAACAGCAGCGATAAACCATCCACACCCAGGCTATAATTAATGCCCAATATCGACATCCAGGGGATGTCTTCAATATACTGCATACTGTAGGTATTGACATCGAAGCCCGAGACCAGCGGGATACAGGCAATCAGCGTCAGCA contains these protein-coding regions:
- a CDS encoding complex I subunit 4 family protein, coding for MHHLLNLLIWLPIIGGVFVFLTGDDKNPNVSRFLALFTILLTLIACIPLVSGFDVNTYSMQYIEDIPWMSILGINYSLGVDGLSLLLIVLSIFTNLIVILATWNSIEKRVAQYMAAFLIMQGFLVGVFAATDAIVFYIFWEATLIPMYLIIGIWGSSNRVYAAIKFFLYTFLGSVLMLASFLYMGYVAGSFKIETFYALKLGMTAQTLIFIAFFLGFAIKIPMFPVHTWLPDAHTEAPAGGSIVLAAVLLKLGAYGFIRFALPIVPDACKHYADIMIVLSLIAVVYIGLVAIIQQDMKRLIAYSSISHMGFVTIGCFAIFAVAERAGLQNAGLVLEGAIVVMISHAFVSSGMFAGVGFIYDRMHTRQVSDFGGLVHSMPIFASFFMLFAMANAGLPGTSGFVGEFMVILGSIKANFWIAFWAGTTLIIGAAYTLWMYKRVIFGPVTNPKIGTLKDLSGFEISAYALLALMVVAMGVYPKPMLEYVHQTVSHTLAQADKSKL
- the rimP gene encoding ribosome maturation factor RimP, with translation MIKLDIQQLLKPLVQSLGYELWGCEYLSQGRHSLLRVYIDKQEGIGIADCELVSKQVSALLDVEDPIPGNYSLEVSSPGIPRPLFLKEHYERYIGEEIKIKLYKPVNGSRNPAAKIVSVKDDTVVLAINDTEFDVPLSHIVKANLKGE
- the nuoN gene encoding NADH-quinone oxidoreductase subunit NuoN, translating into MTSLLDNIHVALPEIILLITACLALLGDLFLKDSCKNIAFTLSLIGLGLSGIASFLLLGSYKSIIFSGLFISDDIAQLMNIFIVLSAMVSFVYSRQYINDRQMPSGDYYILGLFSTLGMMVLVSAHSLLTVYLGLELLSLPLYAMTAIRRTNSDASEAAMKYFVMGAIASGMLLYGMSLLYGATGKLDLLDIANAIAANWQEQDALLSFALVFIMAGVGFKLASMPFHMWAPDVYQGAPTSVTLFLSAGPKIAAIGMALRLLTLGLVDITAQWQLLILVMALLSTGLGNLFAVAQSNIKRLFAYSAISHIGYALFGILAANEAGYAAALYYVLIYSVMTLGAFGLVILLSSQGMEIENIEDLKGLSKRNPWMAFMMMIVLFSMAGVPPTVGFFAKLLVLKALVDVHLTWVAVLGLLFAVVGAYYYIRVIKVMYFDDAKDSTPMTISYSSQIVFSLNCLSLLYLGLFPTSLINACINAFA